The sequence AAGAGAGCCGCACAGAAAGCTGGAATAACAAAACAGATACATCCACACACCTTAAGACATACTTTCGCAACGCACCTTGTGATGAACAATGTTAACGTCAAAGTCGTTCAAGAACTTTTGGGTCATACCAACCTAAGCACAACAAGCATCTATTTGCACGTTGCTGATAAAGAGAAGTTCGATGCGGTCAAGAAACTCGTCATTTAGAGCGTTGTACTTTAAGAAGCTCAGTAAAGCGAGGTAGGAATGTGGGGAAAGATGAAGATAAGAGTTTATTAACTCAGGGACAAATTTCAAACAGTGATGATACTCGCAATAAGGAAAAGTTCATAAATGAATTGGAAAAATTGCTCGGTTCTAATTTTTCTGCCCAAGAGCGAGAGAAGATATCTCGTGCTTTTGATATGGCAAAAGTTGCATACGACGGGCTTTACAGAAAGTCAGGCGAGCCGTTTATCACTCACCCTATGGAAGTTGCAAAAATCGTAGCATCTCTCAAATTAGATGCGGATAGCATAATCGCTGCTCTGTTGCACGATGCGATCGAAGACAGCGAAGGAAGGGTCACATACGAAATGATAGAAAAACAGTTTGGAAAGGAAATCGCACTGATTGTCGATGGAGTGACGAAAGTCAGTAGGATCAACGCACCTGTTGGAAATGTTGAACAGAAGAAAAAACTCGAGACTATTCAGAAGATGCTCTTTGCAATGGCTGAAGACGTTCGAGTGATATTCGTGAAACTCGCTGACAGGCTACACAATATGCGTACTATTGAGTTTGTAGAAGATGCCGAAAAGAAACGTTACAAAGCTTTGGAAACACTGGAAGTATATGCCCCGATTGCCCATAAGCTCGGTATTAATATCATAAAATCTGAGCTTGAAGACCTATGCTTCAAGGTATTGCACTACGATGAATACCAGAAGATAAAGCAGCTCGTTGCGCAAAAAAGGACAGAACGAGAAGAGAGGTTAAAAACTTACGTACAGCAATTAACATCTGCGTTCCAAGAACACAATATCGATGCCAAAGTAGAAGGTAGATACAAGCATTATTACAGCATATGGAAAAAGATGATCCAGAAAGGCAAGGATTTTAACGAGCTGTACGATTTGATAGGTCTGAGGGCTATAGTGCCTGATGTCACAACGTGTTACACAGCAGTAGGTATCGTCCACAACCTCTGGGTACCACTTCCCGGACGTTTTAAGGACTACATAGCTGCGCCAAAATCGAACGGGTACAGGTCAATCCATACGACTGTTATTACGCAGTTCGGTGAACCGATTGAGATACAAATCAGAGACAAAAATATGCACGAAGAGGCGGAATACGGTCTCATAGCTCACTGGGCGTATAAGAGCGGGGAAGGCGTTGTAGATATAAAGCAGAAATGGTTGTTGAGGCTTACAGAATGGCGAAAAGAACTTTCGCAAGGTTACGCGAGCGTTGACGATTTAAAGAAAGAGCTCCAAATGTCAGAGGTTTTTGTCTTGACACCGAAAGGCGAGATTATCCACCTTCCGTACGGCGCAACTCCCATTGACTTTGCTTATGCGGTCCATACAGAAGTGGGACACCACTATGCCGGAGCGAAGGTAAATGGCAAAATCGTGCCTATCGATTACCAGTTAAACAATGGGGACGTTGTGGAGATAATAGTAAACAAATCGTCCCCAGGTCCAAGCCTCGACTGGCTGAAATATGCAAAAAGTCCAAGAACAAAGGCTAAGATAAAGAGATTTTTCAAAGAAAAGGAAAGAGAACAGCTCATCGAACGCGGTAAGGATGTGCTTAGAAGGGTTGCAAAAAGATTAAATGTCGCCATCGAAGAGCTCTTGGAAAGACCAGAGATTAAGAAATATCTCTCGGCACACCAGATCGATGAAGAGGAATTCATAACAAGGCTCGGCGACAAGACCTTAACGCAAGATGAATTGTTAACGCTACTTGGATATAGAGAACCTCAGAAAAAGAAAGAAGTCAAGCACAAGAAAAAATCGCCCGCTTCGCTGGTCATTGTCGATGGACTTGACGGTCTCGAGACACTCTTTGCAAAGTGTTGTAATCCGATACCGGGTGATAGGATTGTTGGAGTTACAAGCAAGAGAGGCTTGGTCATACACCGTTCGAATTGCCAGAACGTTTTGTCTCTCGGTTCTGACAGGAAATTTCCTGCCGTCTGGAGATCAGATGTCACTGCGCAATTTGGAGTATTGATGAAACTCGAGCTTGATAAGAAAGAGAGAGTGCCGGAAATACTTTCAAAGACAATGGAGAAGAAGATAGAAATAAAGAACTTTAAATTCGAAAATATCCAGGATGATTTTGTTATTGTTTCGCTTAGTGTAACAGTTTCTTCTTTGGAAGAATTGGAAGAAATCATGACTTACTTCAAATCATTCCCAGGTGTTAGAAAGGTGGTACGCGGCTGAGATGAGGGCAGTTGTTCAAAGAGTTACAAAAGCAAGCGTCAGTGTCGATAATCAGATAGTCGGCAAAATATCAAGTGGAATCGTCGTTCTGCTCGGCGTTGGAAAGGACGACACGCTCGAAGATGCAAAATATCTTGCCGAAAAGATTGTTAACCTGAGAATTTTCGACGATGGAGAGGGCAAGATGAACTTGTCTTTGCTCGATGTTAAAGGTGAAGCCTTAGTTATCTCTCAGTTCACGCTCTACGGAGATTGCAGGAGAGGAAGAAGGCCTTCCTATTCTGACAGCGCTCCCCCGGATATCGCCAATGAATTGTATGAGAAGTTTGTAGAATTGGTTAGAGGCTATAACGTACGCGTCGAGACGGGAATATTCGCTGCTCACATGCTCGTGGAGATACACAACGACGGACCTGTGACTCTGCTTTTAGATTCTAAAAAGGTATTCTAAGGTATCTTGAGGACTGGTTGTAAATGGAAAAAAATAGGTATATTTTGAAAAACGATACTCCAAGTTGCCACCTGTTGCATGTTTGCTGTGCTCCAGATTTGGTTATCTCATACCTTGCCGGAGCGCGTGGAGATGTTTTTTTCTACAATCCGAACATACACCCAAGGTCTGAATACGAAAAGAGGTACAAGGAAGTTCTGAGGGTTGCGGAATTTTTCGAAATGAATGTTGTAGAGGTCCCATACGACCCTGAGACGTTTTTTGAGAAAACAAAAGGATTAGAAAGCGAGCCAGAAGGCAGAAAACGTTGTGAAATCTGCATAAGGATGCGACTTGAAAAAACTTTAGAATTTGCTAAAGAAAATGGATACAGGTCCTTTTCGACAACGCTCACAGCTTCACCTAAGAAGTCGGTAGAGATGATTAATAACGCCGGTATTAATGTATCGAGATACAACCTTGTTCAATATATTCCAAATGTTTACAGAAGAAGTCCCTTATACAACCTATCTCAAAAACTCATAAAACAACTCGGAATTTACAGGCAGAACTACTGTGGATGCGTTTTTTCAGTAAGAAATGAGGATAAAGAAAAGGGTGAAGAAATTAGATGAGACTGTATTACTCAATTGACGAAATGGAAAGTGAAAAGAAATTGTACGGAAGCATCGCCTTGTCAACAAAAGTAAAAGTCGATTTCACGTTCCAGAGTCAGAAGTACACGCTTATTCCATATACAGTAGGTGACGTAACGGTTTTGGTCGAAATATCGGACGAAAAAGAAGTTTTCGACTTGCTTCTCGAGGAATATATCAAGAATTCATTACTCAACACATTTATTTATCCAGATGAAATAAAAGAAATATCGAAGCATTTTAAGACTGAATTGAAAAGTTTTAAGATTTTAGTGGTAAAATATAACTCGGTTGAAGAGAAGGAATTTTCTAGATACTCGCTTTCTAACATCACATTCGGGGTTGTTGCGTACAACGGTTTAGATATACATTTAATCCCGAGCAATGTGAAGGTAAGAGAAAAGGAAGGTTATTGTGTATCGGATGTTGTAGTAACTTCTGAAGAAGGTATAAGGCAGGCTTTGTTACTCGCTAAATGGTTTGGGAAAGGCACTTACACGGACCTGCCGAAACTTGCGTACGAGGGTGGAAAATACGATGAAATGGTGAAATGGAAAGATTTTATTAAGTATATATTGGTTTCAAATTTCGATAATGAGTACCTCGGTGGTATAATAAAAAAGCTAAACGAGTTTCGAAAAGAGACATATTTCAATCCTTTGAATAAGATAGAAATGATAGCACTTGGCATAATTCTGATGAAGTTAGGAGGAGGATACATTGAATCAGATAGTTACGATATCATTTAGCGCATTAACTGAGAATATTAAACTGGCAAGAGTTGTAATACACACATTTCTATCATTCAGAAATGTTTTTGATAAAGATATATTCGATACCGAGTTGGCAATAAACGAGGCTATTGCGAATATCATACAGCACACGTACAAAGGTGAGCCCAAGTATATAATAATGACGATGAACTGGATGGAACCAGACACTCTCGAAGTACTTTTGCGAGATTTCGGTCCTAAGGTTGATCCTTCAAAAATCAAATCTCGCGATTTGAACGACATACGCCCCGGCGGATTGGGTGTTTATATAATTCAGAGAATTTTTGAGGTTATGGAATTCAGAGACGTTGAGGAAGGCAATTTGCTTTATCTGAAACGTTCATTTTTAATTCCACCAAAGAAGGAAGAGCATACCTGATGATGAAATGAGGAGGAAATAGTGTGAGCTGGTTTTTAGGTCTTATTAAAAATCCATCGTTTATGTCCGCCTTTTTCGGCTTTTTCTCCGCTCAGCTTGTAAAGGTATTTATATACAAAGATATCCGAGTGTTTGGAAGATACGGTGGAATGCCGAGTGCTCACGTCGCAACAACATCAGCGCTCGCATGGGCCGTCGGATATCAAACGGGGTTCAACTCACCGATGACAGCGATAGCTGCCATTTTTTTAGCTATTACAACTGCTGATGCTGTCGGACTGAGACGAAACGTTGATCCAAATAAAGGGCACACACTGATGGAAGTTATCTATGGTTTTCTACTTGGTTGGGTAGTTGCGCTCTTAACTGCAAAGCTATACAAGATATAAATGTGCAACATGCAAAATTCTAATTAGACGCGGAGGTGTGGTTTTGTCAAAGAGTTCTGTCAGAAAGCCAGTTTTAGTGGCGGTTGTACTATTCGTTCTATTCGGAGCTTCGATACTTTTTGCGCAATTAGTCGAAATCCAGACTCCAGACTGGTTTAAGGAACACGTTCAGAAAAGAAGAAAAAGCGTTGGTCAACAGACCACCCAGGAATTTGTTGACGACCTTTGGAGGGTGATTTACACAGTAAGCATGAAATACGAGCTTCCACCCACATATATCGCAGTAGTAATCGCAGTTGAGAGCAACTTCACGAATGCAAAAGGCGCAGGTGGAGTGCTTGGAATGATGCAGATTCTTCCTTCGACAGCTCAAAGCATCGCAAAATTACTAAAACTCGACGTACCAAAAAACGGCTGGAACGAATTGCTTAACAACTATGAGTTAAATATAACTTATGGAACAGCATACCTTTCATACCTTTTCAAAAAGCACGGTTCACTGCAAAAAGCGTTGGAGTACTACAACAATGGCAAAAATAAAGTCATATACGCGCAGACAATAATGAAACAGTACAGCTTCTACGCAGTACAGCTTCTACGATACACTTCATACAAGTGAGATGAAACAGAAAGCAGAACAAAATCTGGCAAGTGCAAGTGTAACTCAGAGCGCTGAGCAATCAGCGACATCAACATCAACAATGCTTGAAGCAACAAGTTTAGAAATAACAAAAGAAGGTTCTTCAACAATAGCCTCAACAAATCCGGGCCCAAGTACTGTCAACGATATTCCTGTTATTGTTCCACCATCGATACCGCCGTTGTTTGGAACGAAATGATTCTCAAATCGAGGTGCAAATTATGGAAAACAAAGCAATAATGAAGATCAATAAAATAAATTTCGAATACCCAACTTTCGAACTTAAAGATATCTCTTTCGACGTGCCGAAAGGTTCATTCTTTGGTATTATAGGTCCTAACGGTTCTGGCAAAACCACGCTTCTATCACTAATAATGAAGTTTCTTAAGCCAAAATCAGGGAAGATACTTGTAAATGGACTGGACATTTCTAAGTTATCTCACAGAAAAGTTGCACAATTGATAGCTTACATTGCACAAGATTTCAACCCAGCTTACGATTTTACCGTTGAGGAAATCGTCGAAATGGGAGGTATTGCCCACGGTTCGTTTTTCGAATCCGCAGTGGATGAAGAAAAGATAACAAGCGCATTGAGCACTGTTGACTTGCTTGACTACAGGAAACGCATATTCTCCACGCTGAGCGGTGGACAGCAAAGGCGAGTATTAATTGCCCGTGCTATATATCAAGATACTCCCATCATCTTAGCCGATGAGCTTGTTAATCATCTCGATATAGGTCAGTCTGTTAGGGTTCTTGATTACCTCAAAAAGCTAACCGAAAACGGTAAAACTGTCGTCGGCACGTTTCACGACATTCCTTTAGCCGTGAAGTACTGTGATTACATAGTCGTTATGAAAGATGGGAAAATAGTGAGTATGGGTAGACCAGCTGAAGTGATAACCGAAAAACTGCTGAGCGAGGTTTACAATATATCACTTAAGGTCATATCAAACCCTGTCCCTAATGTGAATTATCCATTGATAATTATTTGAAAAATTAATTCATTCACATGTCACAAAAGTCACTTTTTGTTAACGTTGACTTTCTGCACTGCTTTATGGTAAGATAAGGTTGTAGACCTTTAAACTCGTCCAGAGAGGCGAGAAAGGAGGAGAAAAGATGGAAAAAGATGCTATTTTTGTTGATTCCCAGCCTGTTTCTTCAGATTCTGTAGCTATCTCATCCTTGCCCACCTCAAAGAAGTTCGTTCTAAGTTTACAGCATTTCGTAGCCATGTTCGGTGCCACGGTTTTAGTTCCGCTCTTAACTGGATTAGACCCTCTTGTAGCACTCTTCACAGCAGGTTTAGGAACTCTTCTTTTCCACTCCATCACAGGCGGTATCGTCCCTGTCTTCTTAGGTTCAAGTTTCGCATTTATCGCACCTATAATTCTCGTTAAGGAAAAGTACGGAGACATTAGGTACTCACTCGGTGGAATTGTCGTAGCTGGGACGGTTTATCTGGTATTCTCTCTAATAGTAAAACTTGTTGGAACGAACGTGATTAAGAAACTCTTCCCGCCGGTAGTAACAGGTCCGATGATAATGGTAATCGGCCTCGGTCTAAGCCCAGTAGCAGTCAATATGGCTTCTTCAAATTGGTCCATCGCCTTCGTCGTAATCCTAACAGTCATAGCGTCTGCCACGATTTTCAAAGGTTTCTTCTCACTAATTCCTGTTCTGATGGGTGTTCTTGTAGGTTACATCACCTCTGCACTCTCCGGTATAGTTGATTACACACCTATAACATCCTCTGCCTGGTTCTCAGTTCCCAACTTCATTTTCCCAAAGTTTGATATAGGCGCAATAAGCTTGATAGCACCCGTTGCTTTCGTAACCGTTATGGAGCACATAGGCGATATCACAACAAACGGCGCAGTCGTTGGCAAGAACTTCTTCGAAAAGCCTGGAATCCACAGAACGCTCCTCGGCGACGGACTTGCAACCATGATGGCTGCATTCCTCGGTGGGCCCGCTAACACAACATACAGTGAAAATACGGGTGTTTTAGCAATAACAAAAGTGTATGATCCTTCAATACTGCGCGGTGCTGCTCTTCTTGCAATGCTCGTTGC is a genomic window of Fervidobacterium gondwanense DSM 13020 containing:
- a CDS encoding RelA/SpoT family protein; the protein is MSNSDDTRNKEKFINELEKLLGSNFSAQEREKISRAFDMAKVAYDGLYRKSGEPFITHPMEVAKIVASLKLDADSIIAALLHDAIEDSEGRVTYEMIEKQFGKEIALIVDGVTKVSRINAPVGNVEQKKKLETIQKMLFAMAEDVRVIFVKLADRLHNMRTIEFVEDAEKKRYKALETLEVYAPIAHKLGINIIKSELEDLCFKVLHYDEYQKIKQLVAQKRTEREERLKTYVQQLTSAFQEHNIDAKVEGRYKHYYSIWKKMIQKGKDFNELYDLIGLRAIVPDVTTCYTAVGIVHNLWVPLPGRFKDYIAAPKSNGYRSIHTTVITQFGEPIEIQIRDKNMHEEAEYGLIAHWAYKSGEGVVDIKQKWLLRLTEWRKELSQGYASVDDLKKELQMSEVFVLTPKGEIIHLPYGATPIDFAYAVHTEVGHHYAGAKVNGKIVPIDYQLNNGDVVEIIVNKSSPGPSLDWLKYAKSPRTKAKIKRFFKEKEREQLIERGKDVLRRVAKRLNVAIEELLERPEIKKYLSAHQIDEEEFITRLGDKTLTQDELLTLLGYREPQKKKEVKHKKKSPASLVIVDGLDGLETLFAKCCNPIPGDRIVGVTSKRGLVIHRSNCQNVLSLGSDRKFPAVWRSDVTAQFGVLMKLELDKKERVPEILSKTMEKKIEIKNFKFENIQDDFVIVSLSVTVSSLEELEEIMTYFKSFPGVRKVVRG
- the dtd gene encoding D-aminoacyl-tRNA deacylase, which gives rise to MRAVVQRVTKASVSVDNQIVGKISSGIVVLLGVGKDDTLEDAKYLAEKIVNLRIFDDGEGKMNLSLLDVKGEALVISQFTLYGDCRRGRRPSYSDSAPPDIANELYEKFVELVRGYNVRVETGIFAAHMLVEIHNDGPVTLLLDSKKVF
- a CDS encoding epoxyqueuosine reductase QueH produces the protein MEKNRYILKNDTPSCHLLHVCCAPDLVISYLAGARGDVFFYNPNIHPRSEYEKRYKEVLRVAEFFEMNVVEVPYDPETFFEKTKGLESEPEGRKRCEICIRMRLEKTLEFAKENGYRSFSTTLTASPKKSVEMINNAGINVSRYNLVQYIPNVYRRSPLYNLSQKLIKQLGIYRQNYCGCVFSVRNEDKEKGEEIR
- a CDS encoding DUF4940 domain-containing protein, which gives rise to MRLYYSIDEMESEKKLYGSIALSTKVKVDFTFQSQKYTLIPYTVGDVTVLVEISDEKEVFDLLLEEYIKNSLLNTFIYPDEIKEISKHFKTELKSFKILVVKYNSVEEKEFSRYSLSNITFGVVAYNGLDIHLIPSNVKVREKEGYCVSDVVVTSEEGIRQALLLAKWFGKGTYTDLPKLAYEGGKYDEMVKWKDFIKYILVSNFDNEYLGGIIKKLNEFRKETYFNPLNKIEMIALGIILMKLGGGYIESDSYDII
- a CDS encoding ATP-binding protein; translated protein: MNQIVTISFSALTENIKLARVVIHTFLSFRNVFDKDIFDTELAINEAIANIIQHTYKGEPKYIIMTMNWMEPDTLEVLLRDFGPKVDPSKIKSRDLNDIRPGGLGVYIIQRIFEVMEFRDVEEGNLLYLKRSFLIPPKKEEHT
- a CDS encoding divergent PAP2 family protein; this encodes MSWFLGLIKNPSFMSAFFGFFSAQLVKVFIYKDIRVFGRYGGMPSAHVATTSALAWAVGYQTGFNSPMTAIAAIFLAITTADAVGLRRNVDPNKGHTLMEVIYGFLLGWVVALLTAKLYKI
- a CDS encoding transglycosylase SLT domain-containing protein, whose protein sequence is MSKSSVRKPVLVAVVLFVLFGASILFAQLVEIQTPDWFKEHVQKRRKSVGQQTTQEFVDDLWRVIYTVSMKYELPPTYIAVVIAVESNFTNAKGAGGVLGMMQILPSTAQSIAKLLKLDVPKNGWNELLNNYELNITYGTAYLSYLFKKHGSLQKALEYYNNGKNKVIYAQTIMKQYSFYAVQLLRYTSYK
- a CDS encoding ABC transporter ATP-binding protein codes for the protein MENKAIMKINKINFEYPTFELKDISFDVPKGSFFGIIGPNGSGKTTLLSLIMKFLKPKSGKILVNGLDISKLSHRKVAQLIAYIAQDFNPAYDFTVEEIVEMGGIAHGSFFESAVDEEKITSALSTVDLLDYRKRIFSTLSGGQQRRVLIARAIYQDTPIILADELVNHLDIGQSVRVLDYLKKLTENGKTVVGTFHDIPLAVKYCDYIVVMKDGKIVSMGRPAEVITEKLLSEVYNISLKVISNPVPNVNYPLIII
- a CDS encoding uracil-xanthine permease family protein, coding for MEKDAIFVDSQPVSSDSVAISSLPTSKKFVLSLQHFVAMFGATVLVPLLTGLDPLVALFTAGLGTLLFHSITGGIVPVFLGSSFAFIAPIILVKEKYGDIRYSLGGIVVAGTVYLVFSLIVKLVGTNVIKKLFPPVVTGPMIMVIGLGLSPVAVNMASSNWSIAFVVILTVIASATIFKGFFSLIPVLMGVLVGYITSALSGIVDYTPITSSAWFSVPNFIFPKFDIGAISLIAPVAFVTVMEHIGDITTNGAVVGKNFFEKPGIHRTLLGDGLATMMAAFLGGPANTTYSENTGVLAITKVYDPSILRGAALLAMLVAFFSKFGAVLQTIPTAVIGGVSLILFGMIASIGVRTLVEAKVDFAKSRNLIIAALILTLGIGGASVKIGNVELKGMALAAIVGIIANLLIPEKLEK